The following coding sequences lie in one Micromonospora sp. R77 genomic window:
- a CDS encoding DUF6104 family protein: MYFTDRGIEELVERRGEEQVSLEWLGERLRDFVDLNPEFETPIERFATWLARLDDEDDD, encoded by the coding sequence GTGTACTTCACCGACCGTGGCATCGAGGAACTGGTCGAGCGCCGGGGCGAGGAGCAGGTCAGCCTGGAGTGGCTGGGCGAGCGGCTGCGCGACTTCGTCGACCTCAACCCCGAGTTCGAGACCCCGATCGAGCGCTTCGCCACCTGGCTGGCCCGCCTCGACGACGAAGACGACGACTGA
- the pta gene encoding phosphate acetyltransferase — translation MVLVARSVYVTSVGSGGGKSTIALGLAELLSRQVDRIGAFRPLVAGTGPDPILALLTDRYRVDLPVDDLHGSSYADANALVADGRREELISRIVERYREVERRCPAVVVVGSDFADGDGAGPRELAFNARLATEFGSVVVPVIDGYGQEPEAIAAAARGAYHDLADLGATVLAVIANRVPGPMTLPELPVPTYAIPEVPTVSAPTVAEVAAALGATLLAGDDAALGRDVLDYVVGAAHVPTLLDHLTEGALVITPGDRADLLVAASAAHVAGQVSVAGLVLTLGEQPDPRAMRLVEGLNTGLAVLSVPSDSYDTVAASSRIEGRPSAENPRKVEAALGAFERCVDTVDLARRLRVSRSERVTPLMFEYDLIDRARAARRRLVLPEGSEERILRAAEILLRRGVADLTLLGRPDDIARRTRELGIDVGDAQVVDPATSPWRDEFAEAYAKLRAHRGVTVELAHDIVAQPNYFGTMMVQTGHADGMVSGATHTTAATIRPAFEIIRTVPGVSVASSVFFMLLADRVLVYGDCAVNPDPDAAQLADIAISSADTAARFGIEPRVAMLSYSTGSSGAGADVEKVAAATELVRERRPELLVEGPIQYDAAIDPQVAATKLPDSEVAGRATVFIFPDLNTGNNTYKAVQRSAGAVAVGPVMQGLRRPVNDLSRGATVPDIVNTVAITAIQASAGESS, via the coding sequence GTGGTCCTCGTGGCCCGCAGCGTCTATGTGACCAGCGTGGGGTCCGGCGGGGGGAAGTCGACCATCGCCCTCGGCCTCGCGGAACTCCTCTCCCGGCAGGTGGACCGGATCGGCGCGTTCCGGCCGCTGGTCGCCGGCACCGGCCCCGACCCGATCCTCGCCCTGCTCACCGACCGCTACCGGGTCGACCTGCCGGTCGACGACCTGCACGGCAGCAGCTACGCCGACGCGAACGCGCTGGTCGCCGACGGGCGACGGGAGGAGCTGATCTCCCGCATCGTCGAGCGTTACCGGGAGGTCGAGCGGCGCTGCCCCGCCGTCGTCGTGGTGGGCAGCGACTTCGCCGACGGGGACGGCGCCGGCCCCCGCGAGCTGGCCTTCAACGCCCGGCTGGCCACCGAGTTCGGCAGCGTGGTGGTGCCCGTGATCGACGGGTACGGCCAGGAGCCGGAGGCGATCGCGGCGGCGGCGCGCGGGGCGTACCACGACCTGGCGGACCTGGGCGCGACCGTGCTGGCGGTGATCGCCAACCGGGTGCCGGGGCCGATGACGCTGCCCGAGCTGCCCGTGCCGACGTACGCCATCCCGGAGGTGCCGACCGTGTCGGCGCCGACGGTGGCCGAGGTGGCGGCGGCGCTCGGCGCCACCCTGCTCGCCGGCGACGACGCCGCGCTCGGCCGGGACGTGCTCGACTACGTGGTCGGCGCGGCGCACGTGCCGACCCTGCTCGACCACCTGACCGAGGGCGCGCTGGTGATCACCCCCGGCGACCGGGCCGACCTGCTGGTCGCGGCGAGCGCCGCGCACGTCGCCGGCCAGGTGTCGGTGGCCGGGCTGGTGCTGACCCTCGGCGAGCAGCCCGACCCGCGGGCGATGCGGCTGGTCGAAGGGCTGAACACCGGGCTCGCGGTGCTCTCCGTGCCCAGCGACAGCTATGACACGGTCGCCGCGTCCAGCCGGATCGAGGGCCGGCCCAGCGCGGAGAACCCGCGCAAGGTCGAGGCCGCGCTCGGCGCCTTCGAACGCTGCGTCGACACCGTCGACCTGGCCCGCCGGCTGCGGGTCAGCCGCAGCGAACGGGTCACCCCGCTGATGTTCGAGTACGACCTGATCGACCGGGCCCGGGCGGCGCGTCGCCGGCTGGTGCTGCCGGAGGGGAGCGAGGAGCGGATCCTGCGCGCGGCGGAGATCCTGCTACGCCGGGGCGTCGCCGACCTGACCCTGCTCGGTCGCCCCGACGACATCGCCCGGCGCACCCGGGAACTGGGCATCGACGTCGGCGACGCCCAGGTGGTCGACCCGGCCACCAGCCCGTGGCGGGACGAGTTCGCCGAGGCGTACGCGAAGCTGCGCGCCCACCGCGGCGTCACCGTCGAGCTGGCCCACGACATCGTCGCCCAACCCAACTACTTCGGCACGATGATGGTGCAGACCGGCCACGCCGACGGCATGGTCTCCGGGGCCACCCACACCACCGCCGCCACCATCCGCCCCGCCTTCGAGATCATCCGGACCGTGCCGGGCGTCTCCGTCGCGTCCAGCGTCTTCTTCATGCTGCTCGCCGACCGGGTGCTGGTCTACGGCGACTGCGCGGTCAACCCCGACCCGGACGCCGCCCAGCTCGCCGACATCGCCATCTCCTCGGCCGACACGGCGGCCCGGTTCGGCATCGAGCCGCGGGTGGCGATGCTGTCGTACTCCACCGGCAGCTCGGGGGCGGGCGCCGACGTGGAGAAGGTCGCGGCGGCCACGGAGCTGGTCCGCGAGCGCCGCCCGGAGCTGCTGGTCGAGGGCCCGATCCAGTACGACGCGGCGATCGACCCGCAGGTCGCGGCGACGAAACTGCCGGACAGCGAGGTGGCCGGCCGGGCGACGGTGTTCATCTTCCCGGACCTGAACACCGGCAACAACACGTACAAGGCGGTGCAGCGGTCGGCGGGGGCGGTGGCGGTCGGCCCGGTCATGCAGGGCCTGCGGCGGCCGGTCAACGACCTGTCCCGGGGCGCGACCGTGCCCGACATCGTGAACACCGTCGCGATCACCGCGATCCAGGCGTCCGCCGGGGAGTCGTCATGA
- a CDS encoding acetate/propionate family kinase, translating to MSRVLVLNCGSSSVKYRLYTGETVDAKGTVERVGEPGGGPADHETAVRQILDGLDLTGLDAVGHRVVHGGRRFTQPVGIDDAVFTAIEELVPLAPLHNPANLAGIRVAREALPDVPQVAVFDTAFHHTLPEAAATYAIDRETARRYDIRRYGFHGTSHAYVSKRTAELLDRPYGELNTITLHLGNGASACAVEGGRSVATSMGMSPLEGLVMGTRSGDLDPTIIFHLRREAGMAVDQIDDLLNHRSGLLGLTGVNDMREVLARRADGDAAATLAFDVYRRRITGYVGAYYALLGRVDAITFTAGVGEHSPEVRAAALAGLERLGVVVDPARNDDSGDRVISPDGAEVAVCVIGTDEEREIARETRAVVAAAGG from the coding sequence ATGAGCCGGGTCCTCGTCCTCAACTGCGGGTCCTCGTCGGTGAAGTACCGGCTCTACACGGGTGAGACGGTCGACGCGAAGGGCACGGTCGAGCGGGTCGGCGAGCCGGGCGGCGGTCCGGCCGACCACGAGACGGCGGTCCGGCAGATCCTGGACGGGCTGGACCTGACCGGGCTGGACGCGGTCGGGCACCGGGTGGTGCACGGCGGGCGCCGCTTCACCCAGCCGGTCGGAATCGACGACGCGGTCTTCACCGCGATCGAGGAGCTGGTGCCGCTCGCCCCGCTGCACAACCCGGCGAACCTGGCCGGCATCCGGGTGGCCCGGGAGGCGCTGCCCGACGTGCCGCAGGTGGCCGTCTTCGACACCGCGTTCCACCACACGCTGCCCGAGGCCGCCGCCACGTACGCCATCGACCGGGAGACCGCCCGGCGGTACGACATCCGCCGCTACGGCTTCCACGGCACCTCGCACGCGTACGTCTCGAAGCGCACGGCGGAGCTGCTGGACCGCCCGTACGGGGAGCTGAACACGATCACCCTGCACCTGGGCAACGGGGCGAGCGCCTGTGCCGTCGAGGGCGGCCGGAGCGTGGCCACCTCGATGGGCATGTCCCCGCTGGAGGGCCTGGTGATGGGCACCCGCAGCGGCGACCTCGACCCGACGATCATCTTCCACCTGCGCCGCGAGGCCGGGATGGCCGTCGACCAGATCGACGACCTGCTCAACCACCGCAGCGGGCTGCTCGGGCTGACCGGGGTCAACGACATGCGGGAGGTGCTGGCCCGCCGGGCGGACGGGGACGCCGCCGCGACGCTCGCCTTCGACGTCTACCGCCGCCGGATCACCGGCTACGTCGGGGCGTACTACGCCCTGCTCGGGCGGGTCGACGCGATCACCTTCACCGCCGGGGTGGGTGAGCACTCCCCCGAGGTCCGGGCCGCCGCGCTGGCCGGGCTGGAGCGGCTCGGCGTCGTCGTCGACCCGGCCCGCAACGACGACAGCGGCGACCGGGTGATCTCACCGGACGGCGCAGAGGTGGCGGTCTGCGTGATCGGCACCGACGAGGAGCGGGAGATCGCCCGGGAGACCCGGGCCGTGGTGGCCGCCGCAGGAGGCTGA
- a CDS encoding nucleotidyltransferase domain-containing protein, with protein sequence MTEDGLAGRQLAAIDEVVRVAGAAGIAVWLRGGWAMDFHLGEVTRPHVDVDWYCWRSDADRLAALLTARGWRPDPRMPVELQLDLLRDDVELSVAHLARDAAGRVVVGAGPWTGTPLPDGLLDAPPGRIGALTAPVIAVAAQIEFKEMFPVWMPERPRRPKDATDLARLRAARTARPTGRPPGL encoded by the coding sequence GTGACGGAGGACGGGCTGGCCGGGCGGCAGCTGGCGGCGATCGACGAGGTGGTACGGGTCGCCGGGGCGGCCGGGATCGCGGTGTGGCTGCGCGGCGGCTGGGCGATGGACTTCCACCTCGGCGAGGTGACCCGGCCGCACGTGGACGTCGACTGGTACTGCTGGCGGTCCGACGCCGACCGGCTCGCCGCGCTGCTCACCGCCCGGGGCTGGCGACCGGACCCGCGGATGCCGGTGGAGTTGCAGCTCGACCTGCTCCGCGACGACGTCGAGCTGAGCGTCGCCCACCTGGCCCGGGACGCCGCCGGGCGGGTGGTGGTGGGGGCCGGACCGTGGACGGGGACGCCGCTGCCGGACGGCTTGCTGGACGCCCCGCCCGGCCGGATCGGGGCGCTCACCGCACCGGTGATCGCGGTGGCCGCGCAGATCGAGTTCAAGGAGATGTTCCCGGTGTGGATGCCGGAGCGGCCCCGCCGCCCGAAGGACGCCACGGACCTGGCCCGGCTCCGTGCCGCCCGGACCGCACGACCGACGGGCCGGCCGCCCGGGCTGTGA
- a CDS encoding chlorophyllase — translation MLRSRTPALVAAALLTVGLAGCSAQTAPAPRTAPTGLPTATTPAPRVPAGHAPTDPFAVGVRQLKLNRGGDRALPVTVWYPAEGAAGGAAKRSAPAADGRFPVVMFSHGLGARPEDYQLLLTRWAAAGFVVAAPRFPHTGAGGDGNVLDVLNQPADVSYALTRVLALDAKAGDPLRGRLATDRVAAAGHSAGGVTTIGLFTAGRDERLDAGVVFAGTGLGVGTAFAGAAAPQLFVHGEADEVVAYAAGKAVYDAVPWPKAMLSLPKGDHGRALLSDGKALRVVSDTTVEFLRWTLYGDAAAKDRLPTDATRGNLATLDDHL, via the coding sequence ATGCTCCGAAGCCGTACCCCCGCCCTGGTCGCCGCCGCGCTGCTCACCGTCGGTCTGGCGGGCTGCTCGGCGCAGACCGCGCCCGCTCCGCGCACCGCACCGACCGGGTTGCCGACGGCGACCACTCCCGCGCCCCGGGTCCCCGCCGGGCACGCCCCCACCGACCCCTTCGCGGTCGGCGTACGCCAGCTGAAGCTGAACCGGGGCGGCGACCGCGCCCTGCCGGTGACCGTCTGGTATCCGGCCGAGGGTGCGGCGGGCGGCGCGGCGAAGCGCTCGGCACCGGCTGCGGACGGCCGGTTCCCGGTGGTGATGTTCAGCCACGGGCTGGGTGCCCGGCCGGAGGACTACCAGCTGCTGCTCACCCGCTGGGCGGCGGCCGGTTTCGTGGTCGCCGCGCCCCGGTTCCCGCACACCGGTGCCGGCGGCGACGGCAACGTGCTCGACGTGCTCAACCAGCCGGCCGACGTGTCGTACGCGTTGACCCGGGTGCTGGCGCTCGACGCGAAGGCCGGCGACCCGCTGCGCGGCCGGCTGGCCACCGACCGGGTGGCCGCGGCCGGGCACTCGGCCGGCGGGGTGACCACGATCGGGCTCTTCACGGCGGGCCGGGACGAGCGGTTGGACGCCGGGGTGGTCTTCGCCGGCACCGGGCTCGGGGTCGGCACCGCCTTCGCCGGGGCCGCCGCCCCGCAGCTCTTCGTGCACGGCGAGGCCGACGAGGTGGTGGCCTACGCGGCCGGGAAGGCGGTCTACGACGCGGTGCCCTGGCCGAAGGCCATGCTGAGCCTGCCGAAGGGCGACCACGGCCGGGCCCTGCTCAGCGACGGCAAGGCGCTGCGGGTGGTCTCCGACACCACCGTCGAGTTCCTCCGCTGGACCCTCTACGGCGACGCGGCGGCGAAGGACCGCCTCCCCACCGACGCCACCCGCGGCAACCTCGCCACCCTCGACGACCACCTGTGA
- a CDS encoding zinc-binding dehydrogenase, with protein MRIMRAAYASAFDADNPLTALTVGDRPEPTHPQDDWVTVQVAASSLNHHDLWSLRGVGLGADQLPMILGCDAVGTDPDGNQVVIYPVVPTPGDPRGVSILSEHFQGTFAERVAVPRMNLLPLPAGLAATDAACLPTAWLTAWRMLTTKGRVDEGEAVLVQGAGGGVATAAVALGVALGKRVYATSRDAAKRERITELGATALEPGARLPERVDVVIETVGAATFDHSLKSAAPMARIVVSGATAGHEPKVNLRRVFAMQLEILGTSMGTPAELTELLAFCAEHEVRPVVDSVIPFSRIEDAFARLASGDVFGKVVIDHTA; from the coding sequence GTGCGGATCATGCGTGCCGCCTATGCCTCGGCCTTCGACGCCGACAACCCGCTCACCGCGCTCACCGTCGGCGACCGTCCCGAGCCGACCCATCCGCAGGACGACTGGGTCACCGTGCAGGTCGCGGCCAGCTCGCTCAACCACCACGACCTCTGGTCGCTGCGCGGTGTCGGGCTCGGCGCCGACCAGCTGCCGATGATCCTGGGTTGCGACGCGGTCGGCACCGACCCGGACGGCAACCAGGTCGTCATCTACCCGGTCGTGCCCACCCCGGGCGACCCGCGCGGGGTCTCCATCCTCTCCGAGCACTTCCAGGGCACCTTCGCCGAGCGGGTGGCCGTACCCCGGATGAACCTGCTGCCGCTGCCGGCGGGCCTGGCGGCGACCGACGCGGCGTGCCTGCCCACGGCCTGGCTGACCGCGTGGCGGATGCTCACCACCAAGGGCCGGGTCGACGAGGGCGAGGCGGTGCTGGTGCAGGGCGCGGGCGGCGGCGTGGCCACCGCGGCCGTCGCGCTGGGTGTCGCGCTCGGCAAGCGGGTGTACGCGACCAGCCGCGACGCCGCCAAGCGGGAGCGGATCACCGAGCTGGGCGCGACCGCGCTGGAACCCGGCGCCCGGCTGCCCGAACGGGTCGACGTGGTGATCGAGACGGTCGGCGCGGCCACCTTCGACCACTCGCTGAAGTCGGCGGCCCCGATGGCCCGGATCGTGGTCTCCGGGGCCACCGCCGGCCACGAGCCCAAGGTCAACCTGCGTCGGGTCTTCGCCATGCAGCTGGAGATCCTGGGCACCTCGATGGGCACCCCCGCCGAGCTGACCGAGCTGCTCGCGTTCTGCGCCGAGCACGAGGTGCGCCCGGTGGTCGACAGCGTGATCCCGTTCAGCCGCATCGAGGACGCCTTCGCCCGGCTCGCCTCCGGCGACGTCTTCGGCAAGGTCGTCATCGACCACACCGCCTGA
- a CDS encoding NADP-dependent malic enzyme yields MSSSTVDPADPVFRLHVGGKMAVASTVPLTSREDLSLAYTPGVARVCEAIAADPALADDYTWVSHTVAVVTDGSAVLGLGNIGPRAALPVMEGKAVLFKQFAGVDAVPICLDTQDVDEIVATVKALAPSFGGINLEDISAPRCFEVERRLDEELPIPVFHDDQHGTAIVVLAALRNAATLLNRKLGDLRVAVSGAGAAGVAVTKMLVAGGVNPDQVVVCDSKGIIGRHRELTGTKAELAATTNAEGRQGDITEALRGADVLVGVSGGQIPEAAIAGMAPGGIVFALANPTPEVHPEVAARHVAVVATGRSDYPNQINNVLAFPGVFRGALDARATRITEGMKVAAADAIAGVVAQALTPEAIVPSPLDPRVAPAVADAVAEAARRDGVARR; encoded by the coding sequence ATGTCTTCGTCCACCGTGGACCCCGCTGATCCCGTCTTCCGGCTGCACGTCGGCGGCAAGATGGCCGTCGCCTCGACCGTTCCGCTGACCAGCCGGGAAGACCTCTCCCTCGCGTACACGCCGGGGGTGGCCCGGGTGTGCGAGGCGATCGCCGCCGACCCGGCCCTCGCCGACGACTACACCTGGGTGTCGCACACCGTCGCCGTCGTCACCGACGGCTCGGCCGTGCTCGGCCTGGGCAACATCGGCCCGCGCGCCGCGCTGCCGGTGATGGAGGGCAAGGCGGTGCTGTTCAAGCAGTTCGCCGGCGTGGACGCGGTACCGATCTGCCTGGACACCCAGGACGTGGACGAGATCGTGGCGACGGTGAAGGCGCTCGCGCCCTCGTTCGGCGGGATCAACCTGGAGGACATCAGCGCCCCGCGCTGTTTCGAGGTGGAACGCCGGCTGGACGAGGAGCTGCCCATCCCGGTCTTCCACGACGACCAGCACGGCACCGCGATCGTGGTGCTGGCCGCGCTGCGCAACGCCGCCACCCTGCTCAACCGCAAGCTCGGCGACCTGCGGGTCGCGGTCAGCGGTGCCGGCGCGGCCGGCGTGGCGGTGACCAAGATGCTGGTCGCCGGGGGAGTGAACCCCGATCAGGTGGTGGTCTGCGACTCCAAGGGGATCATCGGCCGGCACCGCGAGCTGACCGGCACCAAGGCGGAGCTGGCGGCGACCACCAACGCCGAGGGCCGCCAGGGCGACATCACCGAGGCGCTGCGCGGCGCCGACGTGCTGGTCGGCGTCTCCGGCGGCCAGATCCCCGAGGCGGCGATCGCCGGCATGGCTCCCGGTGGCATCGTGTTCGCGCTGGCCAACCCCACCCCGGAGGTGCACCCGGAGGTGGCCGCCCGGCACGTGGCGGTGGTGGCCACCGGGCGCAGCGACTACCCCAACCAGATCAACAACGTGCTCGCCTTCCCCGGCGTGTTCCGGGGTGCGCTCGACGCCCGCGCGACCCGGATCACCGAGGGGATGAAGGTGGCCGCCGCCGACGCGATCGCGGGCGTGGTCGCGCAGGCGCTGACGCCCGAGGCGATCGTGCCGTCCCCGCTGGACCCGCGGGTCGCCCCCGCGGTCGCCGACGCGGTCGCCGAGGCCGCCCGCCGCGACGGCGTAGCCCGCCGCTGA
- a CDS encoding S24/S26 family peptidase, giving the protein MRTGEEPAAPALRGPLVPVLVTGPSMAPTLRHGDAVLVRTGGRAVRPGDVVVAVFRSRPELLVVKRAVRRHDGGWWVRGDNDLVTDDSRAYGVADVRGRVVARYWPRPGPVRNRPGR; this is encoded by the coding sequence GTGCGTACCGGAGAAGAACCGGCCGCCCCCGCCCTGCGCGGTCCGCTGGTACCGGTCCTGGTCACCGGGCCGTCCATGGCGCCGACCCTGCGGCACGGGGACGCCGTGCTGGTGCGTACCGGCGGCCGGGCGGTCCGCCCCGGCGACGTGGTGGTCGCGGTCTTCCGCAGCCGCCCCGAGCTGCTCGTGGTCAAGCGCGCGGTCCGCCGCCACGACGGCGGCTGGTGGGTACGCGGCGACAACGACCTGGTCACCGACGACTCCCGGGCGTACGGGGTGGCCGACGTCCGGGGGCGGGTGGTGGCCCGCTACTGGCCCCGTCCCGGGCCGGTGCGGAACCGGCCGGGGCGGTGA